A stretch of the Plodia interpunctella isolate USDA-ARS_2022_Savannah chromosome Z, ilPloInte3.2, whole genome shotgun sequence genome encodes the following:
- the LOC128682990 gene encoding gamma-soluble NSF attachment protein-like isoform X2, whose product MSAKLHEAQEHCKAAEKFLKTSLLKWKPDFDSAADEYSQAAQCYRIARDLNMSKECHLKASEYYKKNRAFFHAAKALENAIIVCKETASSEEICNLAMESSKLYQQHGSGDSGASVLDKAAKIIEENSPQLAVKLYQMAADVSSTESSQHQGSEYISKSSRILVRLQMYDQAVDSLRHEIGFHQEAGNMGAVGRLTVAIVLVQLARGDAVAAEKAYKEWGNNCEFPEMQTIEQLLQAYDEEDRESAKRALASPFIRNMDVEYARLATTIPLPEGIELAPKAAVRENAAPSYVSAGAGAAYGGDGEESPYEPVTYEEKKGEEDDLC is encoded by the exons ATGTCTGCTAAACTACACGAAGCCCAAGAACACTGCAAAGCTGCTGAAAAATT cctgAAGACATCGCTACTCAAATGGAAACCAGATTTTGACTCAGCTGCCGATGAATACAGCCAAGCTg CGCAATGTTACCGCATCGCACGCGATCTGAACATGTCTAAAGAGTGCcacctaaaggcatccgaATACTACAAGAAGAACCGCGCGTTTTTCCACGCCGCCAAGGCGCTGGAAAATGCTATCATTGTCTGTAAAGAAACCGCCAGCTCCGAAGAG ATCTGCAACTTGGCGATGGAATCCTCTAAATTATACCAACAGCACGGCTCGGGCGACTCCGGCGCAAGTGTGCTGGACAAAGCGGCCAAGATCATTGAGGAGAACAGCCCCCAATTAGCCGTCAAGCTATATCAAATGGCAGCTGACGTCTCCTCG ACTGAAAGCAGCCAGCATCAGGGATCGGAGTACATTAGCAAGAGTTCCAGAATTCTCGTACGGCTTCAAAT GTACGATCAAGCCGTGGACAGTCTTCGTCACGAAATCGGTTTCCATCAGGAGGCGGGCAACATGGGTGCGGTGGGTCGATTGACCGTCGCCATTGTGCTTGTGCAGCTGGCGAGGGGGGACGCTGTGGCCGCCGAAAAGGCTTAcaag GAGTGGGGGAATAACTGCGAATTTCCCGAGATGCAAACGATCGAGCAACTTCTCCAAGCGTATGACGAAGAGGACAGGGAGTCCGCCAAGCGTGCGCTTGCGTCGCCCTTCATCAGGAACATGGATGTGGAGTACGCGCGGCTGGCGACCACTATCCCGCTGCCGGAGGGCATTGAACTCGCGCCCAAGGCCGCCGTGCGCGAAAACGCCGCACCGTCGTACGTCAGCGCCGGCGCAGGCGCTGCG TACGGGGGCGATGGCGAGGAATCTCCCTACGAACCGGTGACGTACGAAGAGAAGAAGGGTGAAGAAGATGATCTATGCTAA
- the LOC128682990 gene encoding gamma-soluble NSF attachment protein-like isoform X1 translates to MSAKLHEAQEHCKAAEKFLKTSLLKWKPDFDSAADEYSQAAQCYRIARDLNMSKECHLKASEYYKKNRAFFHAAKALENAIIVCKETASSEEICNLAMESSKLYQQHGSGDSGASVLDKAAKIIEENSPQLAVKLYQMAADVSSTESSQHQGSEYISKSSRILVRLQMYDQAVDSLRHEIGFHQEAGNMGAVGRLTVAIVLVQLARGDAVAAEKAYKEWGNNCEFPEMQTIEQLLQAYDEEDRESAKRALASPFIRNMDVEYARLATTIPLPEGIELAPKAAVRENAAPSYVSAGAGAAKYGGDGEESPYEPVTYEEKKGEEDDLC, encoded by the exons ATGTCTGCTAAACTACACGAAGCCCAAGAACACTGCAAAGCTGCTGAAAAATT cctgAAGACATCGCTACTCAAATGGAAACCAGATTTTGACTCAGCTGCCGATGAATACAGCCAAGCTg CGCAATGTTACCGCATCGCACGCGATCTGAACATGTCTAAAGAGTGCcacctaaaggcatccgaATACTACAAGAAGAACCGCGCGTTTTTCCACGCCGCCAAGGCGCTGGAAAATGCTATCATTGTCTGTAAAGAAACCGCCAGCTCCGAAGAG ATCTGCAACTTGGCGATGGAATCCTCTAAATTATACCAACAGCACGGCTCGGGCGACTCCGGCGCAAGTGTGCTGGACAAAGCGGCCAAGATCATTGAGGAGAACAGCCCCCAATTAGCCGTCAAGCTATATCAAATGGCAGCTGACGTCTCCTCG ACTGAAAGCAGCCAGCATCAGGGATCGGAGTACATTAGCAAGAGTTCCAGAATTCTCGTACGGCTTCAAAT GTACGATCAAGCCGTGGACAGTCTTCGTCACGAAATCGGTTTCCATCAGGAGGCGGGCAACATGGGTGCGGTGGGTCGATTGACCGTCGCCATTGTGCTTGTGCAGCTGGCGAGGGGGGACGCTGTGGCCGCCGAAAAGGCTTAcaag GAGTGGGGGAATAACTGCGAATTTCCCGAGATGCAAACGATCGAGCAACTTCTCCAAGCGTATGACGAAGAGGACAGGGAGTCCGCCAAGCGTGCGCTTGCGTCGCCCTTCATCAGGAACATGGATGTGGAGTACGCGCGGCTGGCGACCACTATCCCGCTGCCGGAGGGCATTGAACTCGCGCCCAAGGCCGCCGTGCGCGAAAACGCCGCACCGTCGTACGTCAGCGCCGGCGCAGGCGCTGCG AAGTACGGGGGCGATGGCGAGGAATCTCCCTACGAACCGGTGACGTACGAAGAGAAGAAGGGTGAAGAAGATGATCTATGCTAA
- the LOC128682993 gene encoding uncharacterized protein CG1161-like has product MYYKLILISFAATCLVSASAQSYEDKRCKCVCPSPSAVLNNTASTDRRLYIANVQPDRCNCEVVILPRVADDIRGHEQEFCPLCECKYENRNTTIIKVVVIIVIWVIMLLVVYMGFLICLDPLINKRAKASYQEHTNEDDESTVSGPSQPIGARGNVLNRVTHQQDKWKRQVREQRRNIYDRHTMLN; this is encoded by the exons atgtattacaagCTTATATTGATTAGTTTTGCTGCTACGTGTTTGGTATCTGCATCG gCCCAGTCATATGAAGACAAAAGATGCAAATGTGTTTGCCCCAGCCCTTCGGCAGTTCTCAACAACACGGCCAGCACTGATCGCAGGCTCTACATCGCTAATGTGCAGCCGGATAGAtg CAACTGCGAAGTTGTGATTCTACCCAGAGTCGCGGATGACATACGCGGACACGAGCAAGAGTTCTGTCCGCTATGTGAGTGCAAGTATGAAAACCGGAACACTACTATAATAAAG GTGGTGGTAATCATCGTGATTTGGGTGATAATGCTGCTGGTGGTCTACATGGGTTTCCTGATCTGTCTCGACCCGCTCATCAACAAGAGGGCCAAGGCGTCGTATCAGGAGCACACTAATGAAGAC GACGAGAGCACAGTAAGTGGGCCCTCGCAACCGATCGGTGCCCGGGGCAACGTCCTAAACCGCGTCACCCACCAGCAGGACAAGTGGAAGCGGCAAGTGCGCGAACAGCGACGCAACATTTACGACAGACACACAATGCTCAACTAG